Proteins from a genomic interval of Terriglobales bacterium:
- the uvrC gene encoding excinuclease ABC subunit UvrC: MDLQQKIRTLPTNPGVYMYKNAEGEVIYVGKAKSLRSRVRSYLLEAATQNAKTGSLMREAADVEYIVVENEREALALENNLIKQKKPRFNILLRDDKTYPYIKLTLADRFPKVFVTRRLKKDGSEYYGPYFPGNLAHRTVDLIHRSFLIPSCKIDLTRYHPRPCLQYYIKRCLGPCVRDLTTPETYSEAVRDVQLFLEGRQADLARSLRARMERAAAEEQYESAAKYRDLISTVEDLMERQRIAAAEGDDTDVYGFHYENQMLAVNLFHMRGGRILDRRELFWEDLPEFELMPLGREDENSIASQQPVTEFDPGHFFAALLKQVYIDQQYVPRNILVPVDFDERSALEELLSEKRGAKVEILVPQRGEKRSLIDLAAKNAHHIYDQRFRVMKPSVKTIQEALQDALTLPDLPHRIECFDISHIQGAETVASMVVWEDGQMKRSDYRKFIIRTVEGVDDFASMREVVERRYKRVTAEKQKMPSLVLIDGGLGQLHAAAEALESLDITNQPLASIAKREEIIYVHGQEDEPVILDRHSPVLHLVQMIRDESHRFAVTFHRKRREIRDRASELLEIPGIGALTTRRLVEHFGSVRAVKEAEPAALSAVVTRAQAAAILEHFRGEANTKVTKDNG; this comes from the coding sequence ATGGATCTCCAGCAGAAAATCCGTACTCTTCCTACCAACCCCGGCGTGTACATGTACAAGAACGCCGAAGGAGAGGTCATTTACGTTGGGAAGGCCAAAAGCCTGCGATCGCGCGTACGGTCGTATCTGCTGGAAGCCGCAACTCAGAACGCCAAGACCGGCTCGCTCATGCGAGAGGCGGCGGATGTTGAGTACATCGTGGTCGAGAACGAGCGCGAGGCCTTGGCCCTTGAGAATAACCTCATCAAGCAAAAGAAGCCGCGCTTCAACATTCTGCTTCGCGACGACAAGACATACCCATATATCAAGCTCACGCTGGCTGATCGTTTTCCCAAGGTCTTTGTCACCCGGCGGTTGAAGAAGGATGGGAGCGAGTATTACGGACCGTATTTCCCCGGGAACCTGGCTCATCGCACGGTCGATCTCATTCATCGCAGTTTTCTAATCCCGTCGTGCAAGATTGACCTCACGCGCTACCATCCACGGCCCTGCTTGCAGTACTACATCAAGCGGTGTCTTGGACCGTGTGTACGCGATCTCACCACGCCTGAGACCTACAGCGAAGCAGTGCGCGATGTTCAACTATTTCTTGAAGGTCGTCAGGCCGATCTTGCGCGCTCACTGCGCGCCAGAATGGAACGCGCCGCTGCGGAGGAACAGTACGAATCTGCTGCCAAGTATCGCGACCTGATCAGCACGGTCGAAGATTTAATGGAGCGCCAGCGCATCGCTGCCGCCGAAGGCGACGACACGGACGTATATGGCTTCCATTACGAGAACCAAATGTTGGCAGTGAACCTGTTTCATATGCGAGGCGGACGAATTCTCGATCGGCGCGAGCTCTTCTGGGAAGATCTGCCGGAATTCGAACTCATGCCTCTGGGCCGCGAAGATGAAAATTCCATAGCAAGCCAGCAGCCGGTCACAGAGTTTGATCCCGGACACTTCTTCGCGGCTTTGCTGAAGCAGGTTTACATCGACCAGCAATATGTGCCACGCAACATCCTTGTCCCGGTCGATTTCGATGAGCGCAGCGCGCTCGAAGAGCTATTGTCGGAAAAGCGCGGAGCCAAGGTCGAGATTCTGGTTCCCCAGCGGGGGGAAAAGCGGTCGCTGATCGATCTCGCGGCCAAAAACGCACACCACATCTACGACCAGCGTTTCCGCGTGATGAAGCCTTCGGTGAAAACCATCCAGGAAGCCTTGCAGGATGCCCTCACCCTTCCCGATCTGCCTCATCGCATCGAGTGCTTCGATATTTCCCACATCCAGGGTGCCGAGACGGTCGCGTCGATGGTGGTGTGGGAAGACGGACAGATGAAGAGGTCCGACTATCGCAAGTTCATTATTCGAACCGTCGAAGGCGTCGATGATTTCGCTTCGATGCGCGAGGTGGTGGAGCGGCGCTACAAGCGTGTAACCGCTGAGAAACAGAAAATGCCTAGCCTGGTGCTGATTGACGGCGGCTTGGGCCAACTCCACGCCGCGGCAGAAGCCTTGGAGTCATTGGACATCACCAACCAGCCGCTAGCCTCGATCGCGAAACGCGAAGAGATCATCTACGTTCACGGCCAGGAAGATGAACCGGTGATTCTCGATCGACACTCTCCCGTGCTGCATCTGGTGCAGATGATCCGCGATGAGTCTCACCGCTTTGCCGTGACTTTTCATCGCAAGCGCCGCGAGATACGCGATCGTGCTTCTGAACTGTTGGAAATCCCTGGAATCGGCGCCTTGACGACTCGGCGTCTGGTTGAGCACTTCGGTAGTGTGCGGGCGGTCAAGGAAGCGGAGCCTGCGGCGTTGTCTGCGGTTGTGACGCGTGCTCAGGCTGCGGCGATCCTCGAACATTTCCGGGGAGAGGCGAACACGAAGGTCACGAAGGACAACGGATGA